The following are encoded together in the ANME-2 cluster archaeon genome:
- a CDS encoding ATP-binding cassette domain-containing protein — MIEVQDLTKTFNGKTVVNGLNFQVREGEIFGYLGPNGAGKTTTMRIILGLLRPISGKALVFGDDLGSNKSSYCSGIYANNCIFDYVSPYFQVNWRSLGNE, encoded by the coding sequence ATGATCGAAGTACAGGATCTAACAAAAACATTCAATGGAAAAACCGTAGTCAATGGACTAAATTTCCAGGTCCGGGAAGGCGAGATATTCGGATATCTGGGTCCCAACGGAGCAGGAAAGACCACAACCATGAGAATAATCCTTGGACTTCTCAGGCCAATTTCAGGAAAGGCACTGGTTTTCGGTGACGATCTCGGCAGTAATAAGTCGAGCTATTGTAGTGGCATTTATGCTAACAATTGTATATTTGATTATGTATCACCCTACTTTCAAGTCAATTGGAGGTCTTTGGGGAATGAGTGA
- a CDS encoding alpha/beta hydrolase, translating into MKNEKAKLGDNVEIEYSLSGAESEETLLFVHGLGSNLDQFEIQQQYFEKNYQVLLISLHGHGNSSAPINPTPADYSVREMARDVQALLAHLGINKVHFVGNSMGGLVGYELLEMDEGLLSSLTTFGTTARLHSSRFTLWTLLTLMRFLGPKGTAWLVGKTASKDKSVRARLKRMYEMVSKNALELITMNIADYDYMDTICRHNIPMMLIRGGNDKEINKNLGPVLEIMGNKPYFELVEMPNAGHFANMEKPSDFNEILKRFLLKQSIRNYL; encoded by the coding sequence ATGAAAAACGAAAAGGCTAAACTTGGTGACAATGTTGAAATCGAATATTCGCTTTCAGGTGCTGAAAGTGAAGAGACTCTACTCTTCGTGCATGGACTGGGGAGCAACCTTGACCAGTTCGAAATTCAGCAGCAATATTTTGAAAAGAATTACCAGGTACTGCTGATATCCCTGCACGGTCACGGAAACTCATCAGCCCCAATAAATCCAACCCCGGCTGATTATTCAGTAAGGGAGATGGCCAGGGATGTGCAGGCTCTACTGGCACATCTGGGTATCAACAAGGTTCATTTTGTGGGTAACTCAATGGGTGGATTAGTTGGCTATGAATTACTGGAGATGGATGAGGGTCTGCTGTCATCACTTACGACTTTCGGCACTACGGCCAGACTCCATTCTTCACGTTTCACTCTCTGGACTTTACTTACATTGATGCGGTTTTTAGGTCCGAAAGGAACTGCATGGCTTGTCGGCAAAACTGCTTCGAAGGATAAGTCTGTACGTGCCCGATTGAAACGGATGTACGAAATGGTATCAAAGAACGCACTTGAGCTGATCACTATGAACATCGCTGATTATGACTATATGGATACGATTTGCAGGCACAACATTCCGATGATGTTGATCAGGGGCGGAAATGATAAGGAGATTAATAAGAACCTGGGTCCTGTGCTGGAAATAATGGGGAATAAGCCATACTTCGAACTTGTTGAAATGCCCAATGCCGGGCATTTTGCGAATATGGAAAAACCTTCGGATTTCAATGAGATTTTAAAAAGGTTCCTGTTAAAACAATCCATAAGGAATTATCTGTGA